A single Atopobiaceae bacterium DNA region contains:
- a CDS encoding ZIP family metal transporter — protein MSETMTTAIGLLIPLAGTTLGACIAFFLKGEMSGHVQKALLGFASGVMIAASVWSLLIPSIEAAEASGGIAWLPAAIGFLAGIAFLLAIDMVVPHLHADEDTPEGRPSRLNKTTMLMLAVTIHNVPEGMAVGVVFAGMLAGSPTVTVAGAIALATGIAIQNVPEGAIIAGPLRSAGESRGKAFLSGFLSGVVEPLAALLTIALSQLITTLLPYLLAFAAGAMIYVVVEELIPETAEGEHSNLGVIGCALGFVIMMVLDVALG, from the coding sequence ATGTCCGAGACCATGACCACGGCGATAGGGCTCCTCATACCGCTCGCAGGCACCACGCTGGGCGCCTGCATCGCCTTCTTCCTCAAAGGGGAGATGTCCGGCCACGTCCAGAAGGCACTTCTCGGCTTCGCCTCGGGCGTCATGATCGCCGCATCGGTATGGTCACTGCTCATCCCCTCGATCGAGGCGGCAGAGGCGTCGGGCGGCATCGCCTGGCTGCCGGCGGCCATAGGCTTCCTCGCCGGCATCGCCTTCCTGCTCGCCATCGACATGGTCGTCCCCCACCTGCATGCCGACGAGGACACGCCCGAGGGCCGTCCGTCGCGCCTCAACAAGACGACGATGCTCATGCTCGCCGTGACCATCCACAACGTCCCCGAGGGCATGGCCGTGGGTGTGGTCTTCGCCGGCATGCTTGCCGGCAGCCCGACGGTGACCGTCGCCGGCGCGATCGCACTCGCGACGGGCATCGCCATCCAGAACGTCCCCGAGGGCGCCATCATCGCGGGACCCCTGCGCAGCGCCGGCGAGTCTCGGGGCAAGGCGTTCCTCTCTGGGTTCCTCTCGGGCGTGGTCGAACCCCTGGCGGCGCTGCTCACGATCGCCCTCTCGCAGCTCATCACCACCCTGCTCCCCTACCTGCTCGCGTTCGCGGCGGGCGCCATGATCTACGTGGTGGTGGAGGAGCTCATCCCCGAGACGGCCGAGGGCGAGCACTCCAACCTGGGCGTCATCGGATGCGCGTTGGGCTTCGTCATCATGATGGTGCTCGACGTGGCGCTGGGATAG